The following is a genomic window from Kineosporia corallincola.
GACGGACGGGTGCGACGCCCCCTGGGCGCGACCCCCGCTCCGGCGGGACGGCGGACGCGGTCGCCCTACCGGCGCTGAGCGCGGGCGGAGGTGGCCGACACCGCGACCGATCGGGCGGCAAAACGACACCGCCCCGGGCACAGACGATCCCGGGGCAGGTGTGCGGTGTGGAGATCCGGGCTTATGCGGCCCCGGCCAGCTCGCCGGCCAGCCCGTCGGGCACGGTGTCAGGCACACGGACGGCTGCGGGCACGATGTTCTCGGCCGCGGCGACCCGTTCGCTCACCTCGTGCAGCACCGAGGACAGCGGGACGTCGAGAGCCCCGCAGATCGATGCCAATAGCTCGGACGACGCCTCCTTCTGACCGCGCTCGACCTCGCTCAGGTAGCCGAGGGAGACACGGGCCACCGAGGACACCTCACGCAGGGTGCGGCCCTGCTGGCGCCTGGCATCGCGGAGCACGTCGCCGATCTCCTGTCGTAGAAGCACCATGGCGCGCCCTCCTTTCTGTGGTCCTACCCTCGGCGCCCCGCCCGGAAGGCGGGACTCGACGGTGTTGGCACCATCTTGCCCCCGAACCGTTACGACCGTGTGGCCGACAGTCCGGCGTCCGTTCGACTTGACGGACTGTTCTGTACCCCGGTCGTTCAGCGGGCGCGGTGGTTGAGGACCGGCCGATGCGCGTCGTGGTGGTTTTACCGTACCCCGCGGCACCGACAACGGTCGCGTAGGAGTCCGAACTGCGTGTGCCGGGACAGCACGTTCGGACCGGTTGGCAGCTGGCGACATGTTGTGCTCAACGGTGGTCGTGGCGCACGTGTTCCAGGGTTGAGGCGACCTGACTCACCTTTGATCGGCCCTTGACGTTCGGCGGCCGGTGTGAAGCAGTCAGCAGGCCACGTCGATCAGCAGTTCGAGCAGCCGGGCGGCGCTTCCCAGCCGCACCGCGGCCCGGTCGCCGGGCAGGTCCAGCCGAACCACCAGCGCCGTGACCTCGCCGTTACCTACAGGCCGGTAAAACTGCTGATCAGTCGCCGGTTCACGACACACGTCGCGCGGCCCGGCGACAGCCACGAAGACCCGCCCGGCGGGGGCACCGTCGGCCGGGCCGGGCCCGGCGACACCGGTCGTGGCGAGCCCGAAATCGGCCTTGAGCAGACGCCTCACCCCCAGCGCCATCTGCGCGGCGACGTCCGGATCGACCGGTCCCCGGGCCGTCAGCAGGTCCGGATCCACGCCCAGCACGTCACGTTTCACCTCTGTGGCATACGCCACGACGGCGCCACGCAGCACTGCCGACGCACCCGCGATCGCCACCAGCGAGGCCGAGACCATGCCGCCGGTGAGCGATTCGGCGACCGCCACGGTGCGCCCTTGTTCGCTCAGGGCAGAAACGATCTGGGCCGCACTCTGATCGACATCCGCAGCTGTCTCGCCGGCGATGTCGGCGTGATGGGGCGACGCCGCGAGCTCGGTCTCGTCCGCCTCACCCGGCTGCGGATCCGGCCGCGGGACATCCTCGGTCTGCGTCATGAACACAGACTGCCACCGGCGCCCGGCGGCGCCCGCTCAGGAGGCCGGTGCGCCGCTGTGTCGCTCGCGGCGCACCGTGCGCCGCAGCCGCACGGCCTGGAACACGTAGTCCAGACCGGTGACCAGGGTCAGGGCCACGGCGACACCCATGCAGACGAAGGCCAGCGGCTCCACCACCCCGGGCAGGGGCGCCACCATCAGCGAGATCGCCATCGACTGCACCACGGTCTTCGCCTTGCCGCCGCGGCTGGCCGCCATCACGCCGTACCTGATCATGAAGAACCGCATCACCGTGATGCCGAGCTCGCGGACGAGCACGACCACGGTCACCCACCACCACAGCGCCCCGACGATCGACAGCGAGATCAGCGCCGCCCCGATCAGGGCCTTGTCGGCGATCGGGTCGGCGATCTTGCCCAGGTCGGTGACCAGGCCCCGGCTGCGGGCCAGGTCACCGTCGATGCGGTCGGTGATGATCGCCGCCAGGAAGGCCACCGTGGCGGCGATGCGCCAGCTGGTGACGTGCCCGTCGTCGTGCAGCATCAGGAAGACGAACAGCGGCACCAGGGCGATCCGCAGCGCCGTCAGGGCGTTGGCGATGTTCCAGTTGCTGGGCTTGCTGGGCGGCGTGGTCGAGGCGTTCACCCGGCTGAGTGCACCGCGACGGGGGCGGCCGAGCCCGCCCGCTGGAGGGGGGAGGCGATCAGGTCGACGCCCAGCGACTCGGTGACGACCGCCTCGATCCAGTCGCCCGGTGAGGCCTGCACACCCGGCAGGAGGATCTGCCCGTCCACCTCCGGGCCCTGGTGGGCGGCGCGGCCGACCACGGTGTCCGGGTCGTCGTCGTCCGTGCCCTCGACCAGCACCCGCACGTGCTCGCCGACCCGCTCCTCGGCGCGCTGCGCGGTGAGTTCCTCGACCAGGCCGGTGATGTGGGCGAGGCGGGCGGCGATCTCGTCGTCGGGCAGCTTGCCGTCGAGCGTGGCCGCCTCGGTGCCGTCCTCGTCCGAGTAGCCGAACACGCCGACCACGTCGAGCCGGGCCTCCACCAGGAAACCGGCCAGCTCCTCGACGTCCGCCTCGGTCTCGCCGGGGAACCCGACGATGACGTTGGACCGGATGCCGGCCTGCGGACTGCGCTCGCGGATGCCCTGGAGCAGCGTGAGGAAGTCACCGGTGCTGCCGAAGCGCCGCATGCGCCGCAGCACCGCGTTGGACGAGTGCTGGAAGGACAGGTCGAAGTAGGGCGCCACACCCTCGGTGCCGACGATCGCGTCGATCAGGCCGGGCCGCAGCTCGGCCGGCTGGAGGTAGGACACCCGCACCCGGTCGACGCCGTCGACGGCCGCCAGGTCGGGCAGCATCGTCTCCAGCAGGCGCAGGTCGCCCAGGTCCTTGCCGTACGAGGTGGAGTTCTCGCTGACCAGGAACAGCTCCTTGACGCCGCGCTCGCCCAGCCAGCGGGCCTCGGTGAGCACCTCGGCCGGGCGGCGGGACAGGAACGCGCCGCGGAAGGCGGGGATGGCGCAGAACGCGCAGCGGCGGTCGCAGCCGGAGGCCAGTTTCAGCGGGGCCCAGGGGCGCCCGTCGAGCCGGGCCCGCATCACTCGCGGGCCGCTGACCGGGGCCACGCCGTCGGGCAGGTCGCCGATGATCACCGGGTCGGGCGAGGCACCGTGGCCGGGCACCGCGACACCGGCGGCCGACGAGCGCGCGGCAGGAGTCAGCGGCAGCAGCGTGCGCCGGTCCACCGGCACGTGCGACTTGGGCTTCTCACCGTGCAGGATCGCGTCGAGGTGCGTGGAGAGGTCGGCGTAGGAGTCGAACCCGAGCACCGCGTCGGCCTCGGGCAGCGAGTCGGCCAGCTGCTCGCCGTAGCGCTCGGCCATGCAGCCGACCGCGACCACGGCCTTGGTGCGGGCGGACCCGTCGTCTTTCAGCTCGGCCGCCTCCATCAGCACGTCGATGGAGTCTTTCTTGGCCTGCTCGACGAAGCCGCAGGTGTTGACCACCGCGACATCGGCATTCTCGGCGTCGTCGACGAGCTGCCACCCGGCGGCGGCCAGACGACCGGCCAATTCCTCCGAATCGACCTCGTTCCGGGCGCATCCCAGAGTGACCAGAGCGACGGAGCGGGTAACGGAACCAGGGGCAACCACGGCCACAGACTACTGGCCGTTTCTGGTTCCCGATCCCGCCCCGGTCCGGTGTGCGTCGAATGAGCGCACAGACGGACGACGAGGAGCCCGGTCCGGGCCCCTCGTCGTCCATGATTTCAGCTGTTCTCGTTCGCGCTGAGCAGCGCCCGCATCGGGCGGGTGGGCTGGAGCCAGGCGCCGCCCTCGGGCAGGTTGTCGAGACGCACGCGCGGCAGCGGGGTGGTGAACGCCCCCGGGACGTCTTCCAGGTCGACGAACCGGATCACGTCCGACTCCTGGGCGTAGCCCGCGACCTCGACGAACGAGAGCACGGTGACGTCGACGCCCTCGCGCGCCAGCTCTTCGAGCGGCTCGTTGAAGTTGCGCCCGTCGCCGCTGGCCACCACCAGGCGGCGCAGACGCCGCGTGCGGTGCCGCTCCGCGATGTGGGCCAGCATGTCGGCGTCCACGTCGTCGAGCGGGCCCAGCTTGGGCCGGGCGAACACCGCGTAACCGAACGACCGGATGGCCTCCACCCAGCCCCGCATGGTGGCCGCACCTCCTGGCGGCACGTTGGCGAACACCGCGCCCTCGACGTCCCGGTCGCCCGCCTGCGCGAGCAGCCACTTGGCCACGGCGTCGAACCGGGGCCGCGACTGCGCGGACGGCCGGCCACCGATCACGTTCGACAGCGTCATGTCGATGTTCGGTGCGTCCCAGACCAGCAGGTCCAGCTCCGACCGGCCGGTGGCGGCGGTGTCGGTGATCAGGTCTTCTACCGAAAGTGGGGCGTCGTCGCCCATGTCGTCAATCATCGTCCATACCTGGTTCCCATAGATCTTCTACCCGTCCGGCGTCGTCATCCGGCGGGGTCTCCCCCCGAATCAGGGCCAGCGTGGCAGGAAGATCGTCTGGTTTCACCATGACGTCACGCGCCTTGCTGCCCTCGCTCGGTCCCACCACGCCCCGGGATTCAAGCAGGTCCATCAGGCGACCCGCCTTGGCGAACCCGACGCGCAGCTTTCGCTGGAGCATCGAGGTCGACCCGAACTGTGAGGTGACGATGAGTTCGGCAGCGGCCAGGAGCAACTCGAGATCGTCGCCGATGTCCTCGTCGATCTCCTTGCGAACGACCGGGGCGGCGACATCATCCCGGTAAACCGGCTGCAACTGCTCCTTGACGTGTTGGACGACCTGCTCGATCTCACTCTCGGTCACCCAGGCACCCTGCACGCGCATGGGTTTCGAGGCACCCATCGGCAGGAACAGACCGTCACCCTGACCGATCAGTTTCTCCGCGCCGGGCTGGTCGAGCACCACCCGGGAGTCGGTGACGGAGCTGGTCGCGAAGGCCATCCGGGACGGGACGTTGGCCTTGATCAGACCGGTGACCACGTCGACCGAGGGACGCTGCGTGGCCAGCACCAGGTGGATGCCGGCGGCCCGGGCGAGCTGGGTGATGCGCACGATGGCGTCTTCGACGTCACGCGGAGCAACCATCATCAGATCGGCCAGCTCATCCACCACCACCAGCAGGTAGGGGTAGGGCCGCAGCTGCCGGTCGCTGCCCGGGGGCAGCACCACGCTGTTGTTGCGGATGGCCTTGTTGAAGTCGTCGATGTGCTTGAACCCGAACGCCGACAGGTCGTCGTAACGGGTGTCCATCTCCTTCACCACCCACTGGAGGGCCTCGGCGGCCTTCTTCGGATTGGTGATGATCGGCGTGATCAGGTGCGGGATGCCCTCGTAGGCGGTGAGCTCCACGCGCTTGGGGTCGACCAGCACCATCCGGACCTCGTCCGGTGTCGAGCGCATCAGCAGAGAGGTGATCATCGAGTTCACGAACGACGACTTACCGGCACCGGTGGCACCGGCCACCAGCAGGTGCGGCATCTTGGCCAGGTTCGCGATGACGTAGCCGCCCTCGACGTCCTTGCCCACACCCATCACCATCGGGTGCTCCGAGCGCCGGGCGGTCTGGCTGCGCAGCACGTCGCCGAGCGCCACCGTCTCGCGGTCGGTGTTCGGGATCTCGATGCCGATCGCCGACTTGCCCGGGATCGGCGACAGGATGCGGACGTCGGCGCTGGCCACCGCGTAGGCGATGTTCTTGCTGAGGGCGGTGACCTTCTCCACCTTGACCGCCTGGCCCACCTCGACCTCGTAGCGGGTCACGGTCGGGCCGCGGCTGAAGCCGGTCACCTGGGCGTCGATGCCGAAGTCGTCGAACACCCGGGTGAGCGACTCGACCACCTTGTCGTTGGCGGCGCTGCGTTCCTTCGGCGGCGGGCCGGCGGTGAGCATGTCGGACGGCGGCAGGTGGTAGGCGACGTCGCCGGCCAGCAGCAGCTGCTCGACCCGCTCGGGCAGCTGGGTGGTCTCCGGGGCCTCGGGCGGCTTGGAGGGCACCGGCACCGGCTGGGTGTGGGCCACCGGCGGGGGCGGGGGCGGTGCGGGTGCCTTCTTGCTTCTGGACGACGGGGAGCCCGTGCCGCGACCGGCGTCGAGCAGTTCCTGGAGGCTGACCTCGCCGGTGTCGTGGACCTCGTCGGCCTGGGCCGCGGCGTCCACGTCGAACACCTTCGGCGTCTTGCGGCGGGGCTGGGTCGGGACCGGGGCGGTGTCTTCCTCGTCCGGCGTGAGCAGGGCCTGCGCGTACGCCTCGTCACCGTGCATGGAGGCGCCGCGGCCGGCACTGCGGTAGGAGGACCGCAGGTCGTCCTCGGTGCCCATGCCGGTGAGCACGTCGTGCACGTAGCGCAGGCGCTCGGGGATGGCGTAGACCGGGGTGGCAGTGACCACGAGGATGCCGAAGAAGGCGAGCAGCAGCAGGATCGGCACGGCCGCCCAGGCGCTCACGCCGGCGTTCAGCGGGGCCGAGGTGAGGTAGCCGATCATGCCGCCGGCGCCGCGCATGTCGCTCGCGCCCTCGGACGGGCCCGGGATGCCGTTGGCCAGGTGGGTCAGGCCGCAGGCGGAGATCGTGATGGCGGTGGTGCCGATGGCCATCCGGTTGACCGAGTCGATCTCCTCCGGCCGGCGCATCACCAGCCAGCCGGCGACCAGCAGCAGCAACGGCAGGGCCAGCCCCACCTTGCCCACGGTGCCGGCCACGATCGCGTGCACCGCGACACCGACGTTGCCGGGCAGCCCCCACCACTCGCGGGCGGCCACCACGATCGCGACGGCGATCAGCAGCAGCCCGACGCCGTCGCGGCGGTGATCGGCGTCCAGCTCGCGGGCCTGTGCACCGACCGCCCGCGCACCGCCACCGACCAGGTGCGCGAAGCCCATGTAGACACCCCGCACCATCCGCAGCGGCAGGGCCGGGCGGGAGCGCGTGGTGCGCCGGGCGGGCGCCTTCGTGGTGGCCTTGGTGGTGCGGCCCTTCGGCGGTGCCTTGGTGGTGCGGCCCTTGGCCGGGGCCTTGGTGGTGCGGCCGGTCGTGGTGCGGCTGCGGCCGGACGCACCTCGGGAGGCGTTCGAGCGTGCCGAACTGCCGCCAGATGTGGACGTACGGGTCGCCATGGTGGCGAGGCTACGCGATAGCCACGCCGGATCACGGGTGCAACGCCGACCCCAGGGTGACCGGTCGGCCACCGGACGCGGGTCCGGACGGGTGCCGGGATCAGGCCGTTCGTGCCGTACCGCACTCCACTCTTCGCCCGGGGCGGGCTGACACGCCGGGTGCGAGAACCGGTCCCGGGCGGGCGGCCGCCTAGCTTCGTACCGTGCCGGCCCAGGATCCGTGGTTCGATGCCGCGTCCGGGCTGCATCCGGCGGCCTCCCCCCACCACCCGTTCACCCGGCCGGCCCTGCTGGTGGTGGTCGTGGTGGTGCTGGCCGCGGTCGGCACACTGCTCGGGGTGCACCACTGGCGTCCGGGCCCGGACCCGTCCTGGCCGGCCCGGGCGGGTCAGGCCGGATCCTCCGCCTGCACCGACCCGGCCGGGAAGCGGCAGTGGCGGGTGTCCTGGGCGGTGGCGCCCGGGCTCGGGCTGCGGGTGACCGGGCTGGCGGCGCGCGCGCTGCCGGCCGGGGGCTGGGAGGACCAGGCCGCGCGCTCCTGGCAGCTGCGCTGGGACCAGGCCCCGGCCGAGATGGCGGGCACCGACCTGGCCGTGGCCCATCAGGTGACCGCGCCGTTGTCCGGGCTGGGCGGGCTGACCGTGGCGGTCGCTCTGTCGCCGCGTCTGGTCACCCCGGACGGTTCCTGCACCGTGTACACCGCCGCGTTCGGGCCCGGGGACGCCGGGCCCGGGTCGGTCGCGATGGTCGGCGACAGCCTGCTGGCCCAGGTGGTGCCGGCCAGAGGTGGCGCTCTCGGGAGCTCGGGGAGCTCGGGGGCGACCGTCTCCCCGGTGCCGGGTGCCTCGGCGATGACGGTGCCCTACGGTGCCGCGGGTTCGGTGGACGGAGCCTCCGACAGCCGGGTTTCCGGGGGCGGTGCCTCCGGGACAGGGGCTGGCGGTGGTTCCGGGGCCGGGATGATGGGTGCCCCGGGGGCGTGGCGCCTGCTCACGACGGGCCTGATGCCGGGCCGGGTGCCGGAGGCCGTCATGCCGGGCCGGGTGCCGGAGGCCGTCGCCTCGGGGGCCCCGGGCGCGTCACTGATCGGCCCGCTGCCCGCCGCCCTGCGCGCCGAGGGGTACCGGGCCCAGGTCGAGGCGCAGGGCGGACGCCGCTGGGTGGTGGTGGATCCGGCCGGGCTCGGCCCGCTGGAGATCGCCGACGCCACCCTCACCGACGAACTGCGGGGACTGCGGCAGGCCGGCACCGTGGTGGCCGCCCTGGGCACCAACGACGCCGGCTGGTCAGCCCTCGCCCCCGACAATGCCCAGTTCGCCACGCGGCTCACCGGCACCCTGAAAGCACTGGGCCGCACCCTGGACGAACTCGGCCGGCAGGAGCACTGCACCGTGCTGGTCACCGTGGCGGGCCTGAACAAGACCTACTCGGGCACCGCCCCCGGGCGCTTCGGCCTGGCCGCCACGAAGATCAACGACCTGCTGCGCCGCCGGGCCCGCACCGATCCCCACCTGGCCCTGTACGACTGGGGTGCCCAGGCCGACCAGCACGGTTACGGTTCGGCCGCGCCCTGGTTCGGTCCGGACACGATCCACCTGGCCCCGGCCGGCATCACCGCCTACGCCCGTGCCCTCACCCAGGCCGCCGACCTGGGCTGCGGCTGAGGCCGAAACCGCGGTGACGGCCGCGGCCGTGGTGACTGCCGCCGCCGTGGTGACTGCCGCGGCCGTGGCGAACCGGGCCTCAGGTCCGGGTGGCGCCGCCGGCCCGGTCCCCGGCACTCACCGCCACCGCCAAGTCGGCCGCGAACGCCGCGTTGTTGCGGATCAGCGCCACGTTGGCGGCCAGGCTGCGGCCGCCGGTGAGCTCGTTCACGCGGGCCAGCAGGAACGGGGTGACGTGCTTGCCCTTCACGCCCTGCTCATCGGCGTCGTGCAGGGCCTGCTCGATGATGCCGTCGATCTCCGCCGGGGCCAGGGCGTCGGCCTCCGGGATCGGGTTGGCCACCAGCACACCGCCCAGCCCCAGCGCGCGCTGCGTGGCGATCAGAGCGGCCAGTTCCGCGGCCGTGTTCACCCGGTGCGCGACCGGCAGGCCGCTGGTGCGCGAGAAGAAGGCCGGGAACTCGTCGGTGCCGACGCCGACCACGGGCACCCCGTTGGTCTCCAGCACCTCCAGGGTGGCGGGCAGATCGAGGATCGACTTGGCCCCCGCGCAGACCACGGTCACCGGGGTGAGGCCCAGCTCGACCAGGTCGGCGGAGACGTCGAACGTGGTCGAGGCACCCCGGTGCACTCCCCCGATGCCCCCGGTGGCGAAGACGCCGATACCGGCCCGCGCGGCGATGTACATGGTGGCGGCGACGGTGGTGCCCGCCGTGGCGCCGGTGGCGACCAGCGCGGCCAGATCGCGGCGTGAGGCCTTGGCCACCTCGTCCGGCGCGGCCAGCCGTTCCAGCGCGGCGTCGTCGAGGCCCACCCGCAGCCTGCCCCCGACCAGGGCGATCGTGGCCGGCACGGCGCCGTGGTCGCGCACCACCTGCTCGATCTCACGGGCCGTGGCCAGGTTCTGCGGGTACGGCATGCCGTGGCTGATGATCGTGGACTCCAGCGCCACCACGGCGCGACCGTCCGCGAGCGCGCCGGCCACCTCCGCGCTGACCTGGAGCAATGGACCGTGGCCGGTGATCACGCCGGATGCGGGCATCCCGCATTTTATGCCGCGGGAACGCCCTTTTCGAGGCCGTTCGGGCGTTTCTCAGGAGGCGGGCAGCACGCTCAGTTCGCTCTCCACCGTCCGGGCCGCCCGTTCCGCTCCGGCGCGGGCCGCGGTCACCAGGTCGGCACCGCCGATCAGCGCCGCCAGGGTGCCGGCCATCAGGGCGTCCCCGGCGCCGGTCACGTCGATCGGTGAAGCAGGGACGGCGGGCACCTCGGCCAGCACGCCCTCACTCGCGACCACCAGGCCGGCCGGGCCCCGGGTGAGCAGGACCGCCCCGGCTCCCGCGGCACGCAGGGCGGTGGCCAGGGTCTTGTCGTCGCCGTCGGTGGGCAGCCCGTGACGGCCGAGCCAGGCGCGGGCCTCGGCGCGATTACAGCTCAGCAGGCTCAGGCCGGAGAGGTCTCGCGGCAGCCGGAGCACCTTGTGGGTCGAGACGGCGTCGAACGCGACCGGCCGGGCTTCTCGTCGTCCCTGATCGAGGGCCAGGGCGAGCACCGGCGGGCTCAGGTTGCCGTCGCAGAACACCCAGCCCTGACCCGGCCAGGCGGCCTGGAGATGGCCGGTGGTGATGCGGTCGAGCACGGCCATCGCGGCGGCGCCCACACTCAGTCCGCCGTCCGGTTCGAGCAGGGCCACGTACTGCGCGGTGACCTCACCCGGCAGCACGGCGACGTGATCGGTCGCGATGCCGCACCGCTGCGCGGCGAGGATCAGGGCCTGGCCCGGGGCGTCGTCCCCGACCGCCGACAACAGCGAGACGGGCACCCCCAGCGCCGCGAGGTTCTCGGCGACGTTGCGGGCCACCCCGCCGAGCGACGCCGAGCCGGTGCCCGGGTTAGAGGTGCCGGCGACGGCCGGCGCGGTGAAGCGGATCTTGAGATCCACCACCGCGCCGCCGGCGCACAGCACCTGTGTGATGTCAGGCCTCGATGACCAACGGGATGATCATCGGACGACGACGGTAGGACTCGTTCACCCACCGGCCGACGACCCGCCGCACGATCTGCTGCAACTGGTGCGTGTCGTTGTTCGTGCCGTTGCTGGCCGCGTCGCGGAGAGCGTCGATGATGCGCGGGCGCACCTTGTCGAACACCGCGTCGGTCTCGGCGAAACCACGGGCGTGGATCTCCGGGCCGGCCAGCACCTTGCCGCTGGCCGAGTCGACCACCACGATGATCGAGATGAAGCCCTCCTCACCGAGGATGCGACGGTCTTTCAGGTCCGCCTCGGTGATCTCGCCGACCGTGGAGCCGTCGACGTAGACCAGGCCGCACTCCACCTTGCCGGCGATGGTGGCCTTGCCGTCGATCAGGTCGACGACCACGCCGTCCTCCGCCACCAGCACCCGATCACGCGGCACCCCGGTCTTGATCGCCAGCTCGGCGTTCGCCACCAGGTGCCGGGTCTCGCCGTGCACCGGCATGACGTTCTTCGGCTTGATGATGTTGTAGCAGTACAGCAGCTCACCGGCGCTGGCGTGGCCGGACACGTGCACCCGGGCGTTGCCCTGGTGCACGACCTTGGCGCCGAGGCGGGTGAGCCCGTTGATCACCCGGTACACCGAGTTCTCGTTGCCGGGAATCAGGGACGACGCGAGCACCACCGTGTCTCCCGCACCCACCTGCACCCGATGGTCGCGGTTGGCCATCCGGGACAGGGCGGCCATCGGCTCGCCCTGGGAACCGGTGCACATCAGCACGACGCGCTCGTCGGGCAGGTCGTCGACGGCCTTGATGTCGATCAGCACACCCGGCGGCACGGTCAGGTAGCCCAGGTCACGGGCGATGCCCATGTTGCGCACCATCGAGCGGCCGACCAGGGCCACCCGGCGGTTGTGAGCGTGGGCGGCGTCGAGCACCTGCTGCACCCGGTGCACGTGCGAGGCGAACGAGGCCACGATGATGCGGCGCTCGGCCGCGCCGAACACCGAGTTCAGCACCGGGGTGATGTCACGCTCGGACACCGTGAAGCCCGGCACCTCGGCGTTGGTCGAGTCCGGCATGAACAGGTCCACGCCGGCCTCGCCCAGCCGGGCGAAGGCCCGCAGGTCGGTGATCCGGCCGTCCAGCGGCAGCTGGTCCATCTTGAAGTCACCGGTGTGCAGCACGGTGCCCGCACCGGTGGTCACGGCGACCGCCAGGGCGTCCGGGATGGAGTGGTTGACCGCCACGAACTCGCAGTCGAACGGGCCGAACTGCTCCTTCTGCCCCTCCTTCACGGCGAGCGTGATCGGGGTGATCCGGTGCTCCTTCAGCTTGGCCTCGACCAGGGCGAGGGTGAGCTGGGAGCCGACCAGGGGCAGGTCGTCCTTCAGGCGCAGCAGGTACGGCACCGCACCGATGTGGTCTTCGTGGCCGTGCGTGAGCACGACCGCCACCACGTCGTCGAGCCGGTCGGCGATGT
Proteins encoded in this region:
- a CDS encoding ribonuclease J; translation: MAVLEHKGKLLIIDCGVLFPEDHQPGVDLILPDFSYIADRLDDVVAVVLTHGHEDHIGAVPYLLRLKDDLPLVGSQLTLALVEAKLKEHRITPITLAVKEGQKEQFGPFDCEFVAVNHSIPDALAVAVTTGAGTVLHTGDFKMDQLPLDGRITDLRAFARLGEAGVDLFMPDSTNAEVPGFTVSERDITPVLNSVFGAAERRIIVASFASHVHRVQQVLDAAHAHNRRVALVGRSMVRNMGIARDLGYLTVPPGVLIDIKAVDDLPDERVVLMCTGSQGEPMAALSRMANRDHRVQVGAGDTVVLASSLIPGNENSVYRVINGLTRLGAKVVHQGNARVHVSGHASAGELLYCYNIIKPKNVMPVHGETRHLVANAELAIKTGVPRDRVLVAEDGVVVDLIDGKATIAGKVECGLVYVDGSTVGEITEADLKDRRILGEEGFISIIVVVDSASGKVLAGPEIHARGFAETDAVFDKVRPRIIDALRDAASNGTNNDTHQLQQIVRRVVGRWVNESYRRRPMIIPLVIEA